From a region of the Streptomyces venezuelae genome:
- a CDS encoding transglycosylase SLT domain-containing protein, whose protein sequence is MSNTVIRRIAASKKALAGTVVALGVAGSMLATVPAQAAPMSAKAIAQQMIKDPAQFAAFDKIISHESGWNHTATNPSSGAYGLAQALPASKMASAGADWKTNPATQIKWGLDYMNDRYGSPVGAWNFWSANHWY, encoded by the coding sequence GTGTCCAACACCGTCATCCGCCGCATCGCCGCTTCGAAGAAGGCCCTCGCGGGCACCGTCGTCGCCCTCGGTGTCGCCGGTTCCATGCTCGCCACCGTGCCCGCCCAGGCGGCCCCGATGAGCGCCAAGGCGATCGCACAGCAGATGATCAAGGACCCGGCCCAGTTCGCCGCCTTCGACAAGATCATCTCCCACGAGAGCGGCTGGAACCACACGGCGACCAACCCCTCCTCCGGCGCGTACGGCCTGGCCCAGGCCCTGCCGGCCTCGAAGATGGCCTCCGCGGGCGCCGACTGGAAGACCAACCCGGCCACCCAGATCAAGTGGGGCCTGGACTACATGAACGACCGCTACGGCAGCCCGGTCGGCGCCTGGAACTTCTGGTCCGCCAACCACTGGTACTAA
- a CDS encoding MFS transporter, with protein sequence MAAVAVALFCIQLDFFALNLAVPGIAAEFAVTVSAAQWTLSAYMLALGCFFIVGGRVGDVFGRRGSLLAGTALFAAGSVGCALAPGLGLLVAARVVQGVGAAFVFPVSVSVITNTFSGESRARALGAVFGVANIGTAFGPFVGGGFTEGPGWRWIFWLMAPLSLLSLVAAFLFVPDSRDTSAPRELDLPGCALTVCALAALTVAVERADAWGWGSARTVGCFALALSAGVLFLVRERRARHPLVDLRLLRNIPYVLVTGMGSLSNMGYAVTVFLATLYLQGVRGLSPLVAGTVFLAPALMVAVSGPLGARLGGHMRPTAVMALAGVVAGSGMYALAGVGVWWLYVVVFAWCGLGLGLGWTFSGVATQQVVAPARAGEASGVLLTFLVTLGAIALAGTAAAISAMTPQRPPEDVYDLILRLGGTVIVVASAVVMAVRHRLVVLGRVPPLSMRADGGTTGEPGRRP encoded by the coding sequence TTGGCTGCGGTTGCTGTCGCCCTGTTCTGCATCCAGCTCGACTTCTTCGCTCTCAATCTGGCGGTCCCCGGGATCGCGGCGGAATTCGCCGTCACGGTGTCGGCCGCGCAGTGGACCCTGTCCGCGTACATGCTGGCCCTCGGTTGTTTCTTCATCGTCGGCGGCCGGGTCGGAGACGTCTTCGGGCGGCGCGGCAGCCTGCTGGCCGGTACCGCACTGTTCGCGGCGGGTTCCGTGGGCTGTGCGCTGGCGCCTGGTCTCGGTCTGCTGGTGGCGGCCCGGGTCGTGCAGGGGGTGGGTGCGGCGTTCGTGTTCCCGGTCTCGGTGTCGGTGATCACCAACACCTTTTCCGGGGAGAGCCGGGCCCGGGCGCTGGGTGCGGTGTTCGGGGTAGCCAACATCGGAACCGCGTTCGGGCCGTTCGTGGGCGGCGGGTTCACCGAAGGGCCCGGCTGGCGGTGGATCTTCTGGCTGATGGCACCGCTGAGCCTGCTCTCACTCGTGGCTGCGTTCCTGTTCGTACCGGACTCCCGTGACACGTCGGCACCCCGCGAACTCGACCTCCCCGGCTGCGCCCTGACCGTGTGTGCGCTGGCCGCGCTCACCGTGGCGGTGGAACGCGCGGATGCCTGGGGCTGGGGGAGCGCCCGTACGGTCGGCTGCTTCGCGCTGGCACTGTCGGCCGGCGTCCTGTTCCTGGTACGGGAGCGGCGCGCCCGGCACCCGCTGGTCGACCTGCGGCTCCTGCGGAACATCCCGTATGTGCTGGTGACCGGGATGGGTTCGCTTTCCAACATGGGTTACGCCGTCACCGTCTTCCTCGCCACGCTCTACCTCCAGGGCGTACGCGGGCTTTCGCCGCTCGTGGCGGGCACGGTCTTCCTGGCCCCGGCCCTGATGGTCGCGGTCAGCGGCCCGCTCGGGGCGCGCCTGGGCGGGCACATGCGGCCGACTGCGGTGATGGCACTGGCCGGTGTGGTCGCGGGTAGCGGAATGTACGCGCTGGCCGGAGTCGGCGTGTGGTGGCTGTACGTCGTGGTGTTCGCGTGGTGTGGCCTGGGTCTGGGCCTGGGCTGGACCTTTTCAGGTGTGGCGACCCAGCAGGTCGTCGCGCCCGCCAGGGCGGGGGAGGCGTCGGGTGTGCTGTTGACGTTCCTGGTCACGCTGGGCGCGATCGCTCTCGCGGGGACGGCGGCGGCGATTTCCGCGATGACGCCGCAGCGGCCGCCCGAGGACGTCTACGACCTGATCCTGCGGCTGGGCGGGACGGTCATCGTCGTGGCGTCGGCCGTCGTGATGGCGGTACGCCACCGGCTCGTGGTGCTCGGGAGGGTTCCGCCGCTGTCCATGCGGGCCGACGGCGGCACCACGGGGGAGCCGGGCCGCCGGCCCTGA
- a CDS encoding nuclear transport factor 2 family protein → MTSRALRTLAVLTATASLCATASTAYAAQHTDRRTPGIAAAWARAWNGTDPQALGALFTADGVYTDEAVGATFRGRQEIAGWKARADTLIENVHVTIRTTRLDGDRITVRAVYSGHLKGAPKPFAVPMTTQLDLDRSHCRIASDEDHYSLAAVLAQSGLPADWTPPAV, encoded by the coding sequence ATGACGTCCCGCGCGCTGCGTACCCTTGCCGTGCTGACTGCCACTGCCTCCCTCTGTGCCACCGCGTCCACCGCCTACGCCGCACAGCACACCGACCGCCGTACGCCGGGGATCGCCGCTGCCTGGGCCCGTGCCTGGAACGGCACCGATCCCCAGGCGCTGGGCGCCCTGTTCACTGCCGACGGCGTGTACACCGACGAGGCGGTGGGTGCCACCTTCCGCGGTCGGCAGGAGATCGCGGGGTGGAAGGCCCGCGCCGACACTCTGATCGAAAACGTTCACGTCACCATCCGCACCACCCGCCTGGACGGCGACCGCATCACGGTCCGAGCCGTCTACTCCGGCCATCTCAAAGGCGCGCCCAAGCCGTTCGCGGTGCCGATGACCACCCAGCTGGATCTCGACAGGAGCCACTGCCGCATCGCCTCCGACGAGGACCACTACAGCCTGGCTGCCGTTCTCGCCCAGTCGGGCCTGCCCGCGGACTGGACCCCGCCCGCTGTGTGA